The following proteins are encoded in a genomic region of Xanthomonas citri pv. mangiferaeindicae:
- a CDS encoding EF-P beta-lysylation protein EpmB, translated as MIPAAPLPTQPRRWQQLWRDAVRDPRELLELLGLQAQALGLSPEAAAQFPLRVPRGFVARMRPGDPFDPLLRQVLPLDAELRPAPGFGLDAVGDGAAKAGHGVIQKYAGRALLVATGSCAVHCRYCFRRHFPYAEETAAAGGWGAALAAIRDDASIEEVLLSGGDPLSLSTAKLVELTDALRGIPHVRRLRIHTRLPIVLPERVDTELTDWLSALPWPLVIVVHANHANEFDGEVDAAMRRLRATGAVLLNQAVLLKGVNDRVETLAALAERGLEAGVLPYYLHQLDRVAGAAHFEVDDATALALHAALVARQSGYLVPRLVREVAGDASKRALTGVPDGRPAPPVA; from the coding sequence ATGATACCCGCAGCCCCCCTTCCGACGCAGCCGCGCCGCTGGCAGCAACTCTGGCGCGATGCCGTGCGCGATCCGCGCGAGTTGCTCGAGCTGCTCGGGCTGCAGGCGCAGGCACTGGGCCTGTCGCCCGAGGCCGCCGCCCAGTTCCCGCTGCGGGTCCCGCGCGGCTTCGTGGCGCGGATGCGCCCGGGCGACCCGTTCGACCCGCTGCTGCGTCAGGTCCTGCCGCTGGATGCGGAACTGCGCCCGGCGCCGGGCTTCGGTCTGGATGCGGTCGGCGATGGCGCGGCCAAGGCCGGCCATGGCGTGATCCAGAAGTACGCGGGGCGAGCGCTGCTGGTCGCGACCGGCAGCTGCGCGGTGCATTGCCGTTACTGCTTCCGCCGCCACTTTCCCTATGCCGAGGAGACCGCGGCGGCTGGCGGCTGGGGCGCGGCGCTGGCGGCGATCCGCGACGATGCCTCGATCGAAGAGGTGCTGCTGTCGGGCGGCGATCCGCTGTCGCTATCGACCGCCAAGCTCGTCGAACTGACCGACGCGCTGCGCGGCATCCCGCATGTGCGGCGCCTGCGCATCCACACCCGGTTACCGATCGTGCTGCCCGAGCGGGTCGATACCGAATTGACCGACTGGCTGTCCGCACTGCCCTGGCCGCTGGTGATCGTGGTCCACGCCAACCACGCCAACGAGTTCGACGGTGAGGTCGATGCGGCGATGCGGCGCCTGCGCGCCACCGGCGCGGTGCTGCTGAACCAGGCGGTCCTGCTCAAGGGGGTCAACGACCGCGTCGAGACGCTGGCGGCCCTGGCCGAGCGTGGGCTCGAGGCCGGCGTGTTGCCCTACTACCTGCACCAGCTCGACCGCGTCGCCGGTGCGGCTCATTTCGAAGTCGACGATGCCACCGCACTCGCGCTGCACGCGGCGCTGGTCGCCAGGCAATCGGGCTATCTGGTGCCGCGTCTGGTCCGCGAGGTCGCCGGCGACGCCTCCAAGCGTGCCCTGACCGGCGTGCCGGATGGACGCCCGGCGCCCCCCGTGGCATAA
- a CDS encoding PAS domain S-box protein: protein MPDSNAESALRLLIVDDRVEDAEAVVSGLRNAGIAVRPLRATSSEELGRLLTGQVIDVAIAAHAAVTLPFAQALQCIADSGQDIPVIALVDALDETAFIDVMLGGARTVALRHAPQQLLAAVRDAWADRQARRNLRRLEARVRESERRSDALIDSSRDPIAYIHEGMHIRANAAYLEMFGYGDFQQIEGVSLLDMVAPQHVDAFKTLLKSLSRGEPPPLRHEIEARDADGNAFPAAMEFTAAQYEGEPCLQVVFRRRELIDPELAHELEALRQRDHVTGLLNRPAFLRELEDAVDDAARGQSRHGFLMIEPDRHQQLLADIGLDHADDLLAAAAARLESLLDAPAIAARYGGTTFAVLLRDGDYHATAALAERLRAGFADHVFDMGARSTVVTLSIGGIQIGETSANVGQVLARATQALESASGAGGDQCEVFDPGAADRLEQERLQIWIARLRAALDHDGFVLHYQPVINLQGDTAPVYECLLRLDGGDGELVAPGTFLQIAEDHGMLAQIDRYVVSRAIAAIARRLHEGRPTTLLVKVSQASLEAAGLAAFIGEQLAHHQVPGKYLVLQLPESKVFTHLKATQAFAAHVARFDCAFALEQFGAGLDSFQLLTHLQPNLLKLDRSFTQGLPSNAENQARLGEIAARAREIGIRTIAEFVQDAASMSILFAAGIDYVQGNFLAPAGPGMHYDFE, encoded by the coding sequence ATGCCCGACAGCAACGCCGAGTCCGCGCTGCGCCTGTTGATCGTCGACGACCGCGTCGAGGATGCCGAGGCGGTCGTGAGCGGATTGCGCAATGCCGGCATCGCGGTCCGCCCGTTGCGGGCGACCTCTTCCGAGGAACTGGGCCGCCTGCTGACCGGCCAGGTGATCGATGTGGCGATCGCCGCCCATGCCGCGGTCACCCTGCCCTTCGCACAGGCGCTGCAGTGCATTGCCGACAGCGGCCAGGACATCCCGGTCATCGCGCTCGTCGATGCGCTCGATGAGACCGCCTTCATCGACGTCATGCTGGGCGGCGCGCGCACGGTGGCGCTGCGCCACGCGCCGCAGCAGCTGCTGGCCGCGGTGCGCGATGCCTGGGCCGATCGCCAGGCGCGGCGCAATCTGCGACGGCTCGAGGCCCGGGTCCGCGAGAGCGAGCGCCGCAGCGACGCGCTGATCGACTCCTCGCGCGATCCCATCGCCTACATCCACGAGGGCATGCACATCCGCGCCAACGCGGCGTACCTGGAGATGTTCGGCTACGGCGACTTCCAGCAGATCGAGGGCGTCTCGCTGCTGGACATGGTGGCGCCACAGCATGTCGATGCCTTCAAGACCCTGCTCAAGTCGCTCAGCCGGGGCGAACCGCCGCCGCTGCGCCACGAGATCGAAGCTCGCGACGCGGATGGCAACGCGTTTCCCGCCGCGATGGAGTTCACCGCTGCCCAGTACGAGGGCGAGCCCTGCCTGCAGGTCGTGTTCCGGCGCCGGGAGCTGATCGATCCGGAGCTCGCGCACGAGCTCGAAGCACTCCGTCAGCGCGACCACGTCACCGGCCTGCTCAATCGCCCGGCGTTCCTGCGCGAGCTCGAGGATGCGGTCGACGATGCCGCGCGCGGGCAATCGCGGCATGGCTTTCTGATGATCGAACCCGATCGGCACCAGCAGTTGCTGGCCGATATCGGCCTGGACCATGCCGACGATCTGCTTGCCGCGGCCGCCGCACGGCTCGAATCGCTGCTCGATGCGCCGGCCATCGCCGCGCGCTACGGCGGCACGACCTTCGCCGTGTTGCTGCGCGACGGCGACTACCACGCCACGGCCGCGCTGGCCGAGCGGTTGCGGGCGGGTTTCGCCGATCATGTGTTCGACATGGGCGCGCGCTCGACCGTGGTGACGCTGAGCATCGGCGGCATCCAGATCGGCGAAACCAGCGCCAACGTCGGCCAGGTACTGGCACGCGCGACGCAGGCGCTGGAGTCGGCGTCCGGCGCCGGCGGCGACCAGTGCGAGGTCTTCGACCCGGGCGCAGCCGACCGCCTGGAGCAGGAGCGGCTGCAGATCTGGATCGCGCGGCTGCGCGCCGCGCTCGACCACGACGGGTTCGTGCTGCACTACCAGCCGGTGATCAACCTGCAGGGCGATACCGCGCCGGTCTACGAATGCCTGCTGCGGCTCGACGGCGGCGATGGCGAGCTCGTCGCGCCGGGCACGTTCCTGCAGATCGCCGAGGACCACGGCATGCTGGCCCAGATCGACCGGTATGTGGTCAGTCGGGCGATCGCTGCGATTGCCCGGCGCCTGCACGAGGGGCGGCCCACGACGCTGTTGGTGAAGGTCAGTCAGGCCTCGCTCGAGGCCGCGGGGCTGGCGGCGTTCATCGGTGAGCAACTGGCGCATCACCAGGTGCCGGGCAAGTACCTGGTGCTGCAGTTGCCCGAGTCCAAGGTGTTCACGCATCTCAAGGCGACGCAGGCCTTCGCGGCGCATGTCGCGCGCTTCGATTGCGCGTTCGCGCTCGAGCAGTTCGGTGCGGGGCTGGATTCGTTCCAGTTGCTGACCCATCTGCAGCCGAACCTGCTCAAGCTCGACCGCAGTTTCACCCAGGGGCTGCCGAGCAATGCGGAGAACCAGGCGCGTCTGGGCGAGATCGCGGCGCGGGCGCGCGAAATCGGCATCCGCACGATCGCCGAATTCGTCCAGGACGCGGCCAGCATGTCGATCCTGTTCGCCGCCGGCATCGATTACGTGCAAGGCAACTTCCTCGCCCCGGCCGGGCCAGGCATGCACTACGATTTCGAGTAG
- a CDS encoding zinc metalloprotease HtpX, which translates to MLKRYALLIATNFAVLALVSIVMAVLGINPSTYAGLLVFAALFGFGGAFFTLAISKWSAKRFTGAQVITEPRNEAERWLLTTVQRQAQMAGIGMPEVAIYDAPEINAFATGARRDASLVAVSTGLLRAMTREEAEAVLAHEVSHVANGDMVTMTLLQGVLNTFVIFLARVVGRAIDGYLSGGRDNGGGIAYFAIVFVLDMIFGLFASMIAMWFSRHREFRADAGGAQLAGREKMIAALERLAQTYGESTLPKQVAAFGISGGVGGGLKRLLMSHPPLEERITALRNANLDGSSVRQGVVA; encoded by the coding sequence ATGCTCAAGCGCTACGCCCTCCTCATCGCCACCAACTTCGCCGTGCTGGCCCTGGTCAGCATCGTCATGGCCGTTCTCGGCATCAATCCATCGACCTACGCCGGCTTGCTTGTGTTCGCCGCCCTGTTCGGGTTCGGCGGCGCATTCTTCACGCTGGCGATCTCCAAGTGGTCGGCCAAGCGCTTCACCGGGGCGCAGGTGATCACCGAGCCGCGCAACGAGGCTGAGCGCTGGCTGCTGACGACCGTGCAGCGGCAGGCGCAGATGGCCGGCATCGGCATGCCCGAGGTCGCGATCTACGACGCACCGGAGATCAACGCGTTCGCCACCGGCGCTCGTCGCGACGCGTCGCTGGTGGCGGTGTCGACCGGTTTGCTGCGTGCGATGACGCGCGAGGAGGCCGAGGCGGTGCTGGCGCACGAGGTCAGCCACGTCGCCAATGGCGACATGGTGACGATGACCCTGCTGCAGGGCGTCCTCAACACCTTTGTGATCTTCCTGGCCCGCGTGGTCGGCCGGGCGATCGACGGCTACCTGAGCGGCGGCCGCGACAACGGCGGCGGCATTGCCTACTTTGCGATCGTCTTCGTGCTCGACATGATCTTCGGTCTGTTCGCGTCGATGATCGCGATGTGGTTCTCGCGCCATCGCGAGTTCCGTGCCGACGCCGGCGGTGCCCAACTGGCGGGTCGCGAGAAGATGATCGCCGCGCTCGAGCGCCTGGCGCAGACCTACGGCGAGAGCACGCTGCCCAAGCAGGTCGCGGCGTTCGGCATCAGCGGTGGCGTCGGCGGCGGCCTGAAGCGCCTGCTGATGAGCCACCCGCCGCTCGAGGAGCGCATCACCGCGCTGCGCAACGCCAATCTCGATGGCAGCAGCGTCCGGCAGGGCGTGGTGGCCTGA
- a CDS encoding tRNA glutamyl-Q(34) synthetase GluQRS, translated as MSALSPASRPCGRFAPSPTGPLHAGSLVAALGSWLMARRSGGQWRVRIEDVDRPREVAGAADAQLAMLRACGLEWDGEIVRQSTRDALYQSALDRLLADGHAFVCHCSRSALAAAGGIHRGRCVASRPRPDPAIRLRVPPGTRIAFDDGLRGRIEQDLWAEVGDFVLRRADGLWAYQLAVVVDDADQGITEVVRGADLLDSTPRQILLQQRLGLPTPRHVHLPLLRDAAGRKLSKSLGAQAPDPADPLPALRAAWQALGQSPLTADSVPAWRADALERFDPARIPIADPVGASHTGRAPRHG; from the coding sequence ATGTCGGCCCTTTCCCCCGCCTCCCGACCCTGCGGCCGCTTCGCGCCCTCCCCGACCGGCCCCCTGCATGCCGGCTCGCTGGTCGCCGCGCTCGGCAGTTGGCTGATGGCCCGCCGCAGCGGCGGGCAGTGGCGGGTGCGGATCGAGGATGTCGACCGGCCACGCGAGGTCGCCGGCGCCGCCGACGCGCAGTTGGCGATGCTGCGCGCCTGCGGCCTGGAGTGGGACGGCGAGATCGTGCGCCAGAGCACGCGCGACGCCCTCTACCAGTCAGCGCTCGACCGGCTGCTGGCCGACGGCCACGCGTTCGTCTGCCACTGCAGCCGCAGTGCGCTGGCAGCCGCCGGTGGGATCCATCGCGGGCGTTGCGTCGCCAGCCGCCCACGCCCGGATCCTGCGATCCGCCTGCGCGTGCCACCGGGCACGCGGATCGCCTTCGATGATGGACTGCGCGGCCGGATCGAGCAGGACCTGTGGGCAGAGGTCGGCGACTTCGTGCTGCGCCGGGCCGACGGACTGTGGGCCTACCAGTTGGCGGTGGTCGTCGACGATGCCGACCAGGGCATCACCGAGGTGGTCCGCGGCGCCGATCTGCTCGATTCCACGCCGCGGCAGATCCTGCTTCAGCAGCGGCTCGGGCTGCCCACTCCGCGCCATGTGCACCTGCCGCTGCTGCGCGACGCCGCCGGGCGCAAGCTGTCCAAGTCCCTCGGTGCGCAGGCCCCCGACCCAGCCGATCCCCTGCCCGCGCTGCGCGCAGCCTGGCAGGCATTAGGGCAGTCGCCACTCACCGCCGACAGCGTGCCGGCTTGGCGTGCAGACGCGCTCGAGCGCTTCGATCCGGCGCGTATTCCGATCGCCGATCCGGTTGGTGCATCGCACACTGGACGCGCTCCGCGTCATGGCTAG
- a CDS encoding beta-ketoacyl-ACP reductase (catalyzes the conversion of 3-hydroxyacyl-CoA to 3-oxyacyl-CoA) produces the protein MSARVALVTGGTGGIGTAIVRRLADSGYRVATNYRNAEKAQAWQQQLREAGYQVAIAAGDVSDHVEAERMVREVESQLGPIDILINNAGITRDGTFHKMHALQWQDVINTNLNSVYNVTRPVIEGMRERKWGRIIQISSINGLKGQYGQANYAAAKAGMHGFTISLARENAKLGITVNTVSPGYVATDMVMAVPEEVRAKIAADIPTGRLGRPEEIAYAVNFLVAEEASWITGSNLDINGGHHMGW, from the coding sequence ATGAGCGCACGCGTGGCATTGGTCACCGGCGGCACCGGCGGTATCGGCACGGCCATCGTCAGGCGCCTGGCCGACAGCGGCTATCGCGTCGCCACCAATTACCGCAACGCGGAGAAGGCGCAGGCCTGGCAACAACAGCTGCGCGAGGCCGGCTACCAGGTCGCGATCGCGGCCGGGGATGTGTCTGACCACGTCGAGGCCGAGCGCATGGTGCGCGAGGTCGAGTCCCAGCTCGGGCCCATCGACATCCTGATCAACAACGCCGGCATCACCCGCGACGGCACGTTCCACAAGATGCACGCGCTGCAGTGGCAGGACGTCATCAACACCAATCTCAACTCGGTCTACAACGTCACCCGACCGGTGATCGAGGGCATGCGCGAGCGCAAGTGGGGCCGAATCATCCAGATCAGTTCGATCAACGGCCTCAAGGGGCAGTACGGCCAGGCCAACTACGCCGCGGCCAAGGCTGGCATGCACGGCTTCACGATTTCGCTGGCGCGTGAGAACGCCAAGCTCGGGATCACCGTCAACACGGTTTCGCCCGGCTACGTCGCCACCGACATGGTGATGGCGGTACCCGAAGAAGTCCGCGCCAAGATCGCCGCCGACATCCCGACCGGCCGGCTGGGACGCCCGGAGGAGATCGCTTACGCGGTCAACTTCCTGGTGGCTGAGGAAGCATCGTGGATCACCGGCTCCAACCTCGACATCAACGGCGGCCACCACATGGGCTGGTGA
- a CDS encoding polyhydroxyalkanoate synthesis repressor PhaR, translating into MGATRIIKKYPNRRLYDTEISSYITIEDVRQLIVDGENFEVRDAKSGEDLTRSVLLQIISDQESDGEPVLSTQLLSQIIRFYGDSMQGFMGSYLERSMQVFLDQQQQFRQQMGGLLGQTPWAMMNQLTERNLEMWKEFQKTMTGGVHTDRPGDKRGR; encoded by the coding sequence ATGGGCGCCACGCGCATCATCAAGAAGTACCCCAACCGTCGACTCTACGATACGGAAATCTCCAGCTACATCACCATCGAGGACGTGCGCCAACTCATCGTCGACGGCGAGAACTTCGAGGTGCGCGACGCCAAGAGCGGCGAGGACCTGACCCGCTCGGTCCTGCTGCAGATCATCTCCGACCAGGAGTCGGACGGCGAGCCGGTGCTCTCGACCCAGTTGCTGAGCCAGATCATCCGCTTCTACGGCGATTCGATGCAGGGGTTCATGGGCAGCTACCTGGAACGCTCGATGCAGGTCTTCCTCGACCAGCAGCAGCAGTTCCGCCAGCAGATGGGCGGCCTGCTCGGGCAGACGCCATGGGCGATGATGAACCAGCTCACCGAGCGCAATTTGGAAATGTGGAAGGAATTCCAGAAGACCATGACCGGCGGCGTCCACACCGACCGCCCGGGCGACAAGCGCGGCCGTTGA
- a CDS encoding beta-ketoacyl-ACP reductase (catalyzes the conversion of 3-hydroxyacyl-CoA to 3-oxyacyl-CoA), with the protein MSASPRIALVTGGLGGIGRAICMRLAADGCRVIAADLARDPARLETGRDPAAPQVETLALDVGDFDACAAAVADIEARHGRLDILVNAAGITRDATLRKMTRTQWDEVLHIDLGSVFNLCRHAVEGMATRGFGRIVNISSVSGQTGNFGQTNYAAAKAGLHGFTMSLAREVAAKGITVNSLSPGYIATPMTAAMPPEVLARTVASVPVGRVGQPEDIARAVAFLAADDAGYITGVNLPVNGGLFMSF; encoded by the coding sequence ATGAGCGCGTCGCCTCGGATCGCGCTGGTCACCGGCGGCCTGGGCGGGATCGGCCGCGCAATCTGCATGCGCCTGGCCGCCGATGGCTGCCGCGTGATCGCCGCCGACTTGGCGCGCGATCCTGCGCGGCTCGAGACCGGCCGCGATCCGGCGGCACCACAAGTGGAGACGCTGGCGCTCGACGTCGGCGACTTCGACGCCTGCGCGGCGGCGGTCGCCGACATCGAGGCACGGCATGGCCGGCTCGACATCCTGGTCAATGCCGCTGGCATCACCCGCGATGCCACCCTGCGCAAGATGACGCGTACGCAGTGGGACGAAGTGCTGCACATCGATCTGGGCAGCGTGTTCAATCTCTGCCGCCACGCGGTCGAGGGCATGGCGACGCGCGGCTTCGGACGCATCGTCAACATCAGTTCGGTCAGCGGCCAGACCGGGAATTTCGGCCAGACCAACTACGCCGCGGCCAAGGCTGGCCTGCACGGATTCACGATGTCGCTCGCACGTGAGGTCGCCGCCAAGGGCATCACCGTCAACAGTCTGTCGCCCGGCTACATCGCCACGCCGATGACCGCGGCGATGCCGCCTGAAGTACTCGCGCGCACCGTCGCCAGCGTGCCGGTGGGCCGCGTCGGCCAGCCCGAGGACATCGCCCGTGCGGTCGCGTTCCTGGCGGCCGACGATGCCGGCTACATCACCGGCGTCAACCTGCCGGTCAACGGCGGCTTGTTCATGAGCTTCTGA
- a CDS encoding peptidase — MRQDPFGRGRQQPGRAPRRGFNLRWVILLLFGLYGAYYYISNRSVDPVTGETVLIDRGLSVDDEKALGLQAYQEILGQERAVAPDSPVARDVRAIADRLIAKVGVVEAELARENGLAPTRFSETFDWEVNVIESDQANAFCLPGGKMAVYTGLVPVAQTADAMAVVMGHEIAHALLRHGAQRMAQQRLTQIGQTAGAMSGMDPQQQQMVMAAMGYGYLLPYARKHETEADAVGLMLAAAACFDPREAVPLWQRMGEASGGQAPPEFSSTHPNPGTRIQTLEALMPKALEYRAKFCEDAQTAAR; from the coding sequence ATGAGACAGGATCCCTTCGGTCGCGGCCGGCAGCAGCCCGGCCGTGCGCCGCGTCGTGGCTTCAACCTGCGGTGGGTAATCCTGCTGCTGTTCGGGCTCTACGGCGCGTACTACTACATCTCCAACCGCTCGGTCGATCCGGTCACCGGCGAGACGGTGCTGATCGACCGCGGCCTGAGCGTCGACGACGAGAAGGCACTCGGTCTGCAGGCCTACCAGGAGATCCTGGGCCAGGAGCGGGCGGTGGCGCCCGACAGCCCGGTCGCCCGCGACGTGCGTGCGATCGCTGACCGGCTGATCGCCAAGGTCGGTGTGGTCGAGGCCGAGCTGGCGCGCGAGAACGGGCTGGCGCCGACGCGCTTCTCCGAGACCTTCGACTGGGAGGTCAATGTCATCGAGTCCGACCAGGCCAACGCCTTCTGCCTGCCTGGCGGCAAGATGGCGGTCTACACCGGGCTGGTGCCGGTGGCACAGACCGCGGATGCGATGGCGGTGGTGATGGGCCACGAGATCGCGCACGCGCTGTTGCGCCACGGCGCCCAGCGCATGGCTCAGCAGCGGCTGACCCAGATCGGCCAGACCGCCGGCGCGATGAGCGGCATGGACCCGCAGCAACAGCAGATGGTCATGGCGGCGATGGGCTATGGCTATCTGCTGCCCTATGCCCGCAAGCACGAGACCGAAGCCGATGCGGTCGGGCTGATGCTTGCCGCGGCGGCGTGCTTCGATCCGCGCGAAGCGGTGCCGCTATGGCAGCGCATGGGGGAGGCCAGCGGCGGGCAGGCGCCGCCGGAGTTCTCGTCGACCCATCCCAATCCCGGCACCCGCATCCAGACCCTGGAAGCGCTGATGCCCAAGGCGCTCGAGTACCGCGCGAAGTTCTGCGAGGACGCGCAGACCGCCGCGCGCTGA
- a CDS encoding serine/threonine kinase codes for MGSGCDGDTRSEKASGGDGSVTISGDDRIAGELNWQPPLVAIPPEAADEARTRAADALAADDLYATADSAIPLYLALQQLPGHERVARTGLRRAQARLLVLGDRALDEADNRDSIAGLRAAHEFAAVARYLAADDEAVVRYLERVDESDRLWDLNREAERALVAGELGEEGGGALAGFREAAALRPGQPRALQGLAAVESALIRRAEDAGTQGDFRTAARWLAYATTVRPGFATVPDAERRIAHMRAVRIQRLRDAGVEALPKINGVATARARLAEILAIASPGDPVALDLRERIDRAVHYGDFRPGQVFTDALEGGARGPQLVVLPHGGFMMGALPGDETADDNEKPRHAVRFERGFAMGVREVSVGEFRRFIEATGYQTRAMRRGFSMVYDERTGNFLRRSNVDWRSDYVGRPAGETMPVLHVSAKDAQAYVDWLSAQSGQRYRLPSEAEFEYAYRAGTSERWPWGEGTPPPEAGNVTGALDRSPSGRTWGNAFPGYGDGYWGPAPVASFPPNRWGVYDLAGNVSEWMADCWHATYRRAPEDGSAWVNPGCRDQVIRGGSWASSPAQTRASWRALASVDTTNARIGFRVVRDL; via the coding sequence CTGGGCAGCGGCTGCGACGGCGACACCCGCAGCGAAAAGGCCTCGGGCGGCGACGGCAGCGTGACCATCAGCGGCGACGACCGGATCGCCGGCGAGCTCAACTGGCAGCCGCCATTGGTTGCGATTCCCCCCGAAGCGGCGGACGAGGCTCGCACGCGCGCGGCCGATGCCCTGGCCGCCGACGACCTGTACGCGACCGCCGATTCGGCGATCCCGCTGTATCTGGCCCTGCAGCAGTTGCCCGGCCACGAGCGCGTGGCGCGGACCGGGCTGCGCCGCGCGCAGGCCCGGCTGCTCGTACTGGGCGATCGCGCGTTGGACGAGGCCGACAACCGCGATTCGATCGCCGGCCTGCGCGCTGCGCACGAGTTCGCCGCGGTCGCGCGTTATCTCGCCGCCGACGACGAGGCCGTGGTCCGGTATCTGGAACGCGTCGACGAGAGCGATCGGCTGTGGGACCTCAACCGCGAGGCCGAGCGCGCGCTCGTCGCTGGCGAACTGGGCGAGGAAGGCGGCGGCGCACTGGCCGGCTTCCGCGAGGCGGCGGCGTTGCGCCCCGGCCAGCCGCGTGCGCTGCAGGGGTTGGCCGCGGTCGAGAGCGCGCTGATCCGGCGCGCCGAGGACGCCGGCACGCAAGGCGATTTCCGCACCGCCGCGCGTTGGTTGGCCTATGCCACGACTGTCCGGCCCGGGTTCGCGACCGTGCCCGATGCCGAGCGGCGCATCGCGCACATGCGCGCAGTGCGCATCCAGCGGCTGCGCGATGCCGGCGTCGAGGCGCTGCCGAAGATCAACGGCGTGGCGACCGCGCGCGCGCGGCTGGCCGAGATCCTGGCGATCGCCTCGCCCGGCGATCCGGTGGCGCTGGATCTGCGCGAGCGCATCGACCGGGCGGTCCACTACGGCGACTTCCGGCCCGGTCAGGTGTTCACCGATGCGCTGGAAGGCGGTGCGCGCGGGCCGCAGCTGGTCGTGCTGCCGCACGGCGGTTTCATGATGGGTGCGCTGCCCGGCGACGAGACTGCCGACGACAATGAAAAGCCGCGCCATGCGGTGCGCTTCGAGCGCGGCTTTGCGATGGGCGTGCGCGAAGTGAGCGTCGGCGAATTCCGTCGCTTCATCGAGGCGACGGGCTACCAGACCCGTGCCATGCGCCGCGGCTTCTCGATGGTCTACGACGAACGCACCGGCAACTTCCTGCGCCGCAGCAACGTCGACTGGCGCTCGGACTACGTCGGCCGTCCGGCCGGCGAAACCATGCCGGTGCTGCATGTCAGCGCCAAGGACGCGCAAGCCTATGTCGACTGGCTGTCGGCGCAGAGCGGGCAGCGCTACCGGTTGCCGAGCGAGGCCGAGTTCGAATACGCCTATCGCGCCGGCACCAGCGAGCGCTGGCCCTGGGGCGAGGGCACGCCACCGCCCGAAGCCGGCAATGTCACCGGCGCGCTCGACCGCTCACCGTCGGGGCGGACCTGGGGCAATGCATTTCCCGGTTACGGAGACGGGTACTGGGGCCCGGCCCCGGTGGCCAGCTTCCCGCCCAATCGTTGGGGCGTATACGACCTGGCCGGCAATGTCAGCGAGTGGATGGCCGATTGCTGGCATGCGACCTACCGCCGGGCGCCGGAGGACGGCTCGGCCTGGGTCAATCCAGGCTGCCGCGACCAGGTGATCCGGGGCGGCTCGTGGGCAAGCTCGCCGGCGCAGACCCGGGCCAGCTGGCGGGCACTCGCTTCCGTCGACACGACCAATGCCAGAATCGGCTTCCGCGTCGTCCGCGACCTTTGA